The genomic DNA CCGTTGAACAGCCGTGCCAGCTCCGCGGCCGTCATCCCGTGCGCCTGCGCGATCGGCTGCCGGCCGACGAACGTCGCGAACTCCTTGTGCAGCACCGGGCCTTGGGCCGTCCGCCCGGTCACCGGGTTCGGCCGGTCGAGCACCACGAAGCGCTTGCCCGCGAGCCCGGCGGCCTCCATGCAGTCGTACAGCGTCCAGATGTACGTGTAGAAGCGGGCGCCCACGTCCTGGATGTCGAACACGACGGTGTCGACGCCGGACGCGGTGAAGACGTCGGCGAGCGGCCGGCCGCTCTTCAGATACGTGTCGTAGACGGGCAGGCCGGTCGCCGGGTCGTCGTAGCGGCCCTCCGAACCGCCCGCCTGCGCGGTGCCGCGGAAGCCGTGCTCCGGACCGAAGACCGCGGTGAGGTGCACCCGGTCGTCCGCGTGCATCACGTCGACGATGTGGCGCACTCCCCCACTCTCGGCTTCGCTCGAGCGGGAGGGGCCCCCACTGGTGACGCCGGTGGGGTTCGTGACGATGCCGACCCGCTGCCCGTCGAGCAGCCCGTAGCCGTCCGCGGCGAGCCGCTCGAAGCCCGTGCGCAGCCGGCCGCCGTCCGCCGCGGCCGGGGGCGCGGTCAGCGACACGGCCGCCGTGGTCGCGGCGAGCAGCCCTCGTCTGGACAGTTTCATGCGGTGACCTCCGTGATCGACGGAACTGTCATGGCCACGCACGCTAGTGCGCACACCGGCCCCGAGGAACGCACCGCACCGGCCTTGTCACCGGGACCCCTTCCCTCGCTACATACCGACTGGTTAGTCTGATGAGGCAGCAGAGCCGACTGCCGCAGAACCATGCGCGTCGCGTCGAAGGAGACCGATGGTGGAAGCCGTGCAGGATGCCGGAGTGGTCGTCACCGGAGCGGGAGGCGGCATCGGTGCCGCACTGGCCCGCCGCTTCGCCGCCGAGGGGGCCAGGGTCGTCGTCAACGACCTGGACGCCGTTCGGGCGAAGGCCGTGGCCGACGAGATCGGCGGCATCGCGGTCCCGGGCGACGCCTCCGCGATCGTGGCCGAGGCACGGGACGCCCTCGGCGGCACGGTCGACGTGTACTGCGCCAACGCGGGCCTCGCCTCCGGCGGCACCGAAGCCGCCGACGAGAAGGTCTGGGCGCTCGCCTGGGACGTGAACGTGATGGCGCACGTCCGGGCGGCCCAGGAACTGCTCCCCGGCTGGCTGGAGCGCGGCAGCGGCCGTTTCGTCTCCACCGTCTCGGCCGCCGGCCTGCTCACCATGATCGGCGCGGCGCCCTACAGCGTCACCAAGCACGGCGCGTACGCCTTCGCCGAGTGGCTCTCGCTGACGTACCGGCACCGGGGCGTGCAGGTCCACGCGATCTGTCCGCAGGGCGTGCGGACCGACATGCTGACCGCGTCCGGCAGCGCGGGCGACCTGGTGCTCGCGCCGACCGCGATCGAGCCCGACGACGTCGCCGACGCCCTGTTCAAGGGGATCGAGGAGGACCGCTTCCTGATCCTGCCGCACCCCGAGGTCGCCGAGTACTACCAGGCGCGGGCCACCACGCCCGACCGCTGGCTGGCGAACATGAACCACATCCAGCAGAAGTGGGAGGCGGCCCGATGACCGGATCCCCCTACGCGGCGAAGCCCTGGACCGCCCTGCTCAACGATGCCCAGGGCGCCCCCGTCGCCCCCGTCGCCTCCCTGGTGCACGCCGTACGCAGGGCCGCCGCCGACACCCCGGAGCGCACCGCCCTCGCCTACTTCGACGGGCGGATCACCTATCGCGCGCTCGACGAGCTGAGCGACTCCGTCGCCGGGCACCTCGCCGCGCGCGGTCTGGAGCGCGGCGACCGGGTGGCGATCCTGCTCCAGAACTCCCCGCACTTCGTGCTCGCCCTGCTCGGCGCCTGGAAGGCGGGCGCGATCGTCGTGCCCGTCAACCCGATGTACAAGTCGGGCGAGGTCACCCATGTCCTGAAGGACGGCGAAGTGGCCGCCCTCGTGTGCTCCGACCGCGCGTGGGACTCGTACCTGCGGGAGACGGCCGCCGGTACGCCGGTACGGATCGTGCTCACCGCCTGCGAGCTGGACCTCCAGACCCGTAACGACGCGCGCGTGCTGAACTTCGAGCGCCTTCCGCAGGCTGCGGACGCCGACGACCTGATCGCGGTCGCCCGGCGAGGGCACAAGGCGCCCGCCGACCGCGCGGCCGTCCCCTCCGACATCGCGCTGATCAGCTACACCTCGGGCACCAGCGGTGCTCCCAAGGGCGCCACCAACACCCACGGCAACATCATGTACAACGCCGAGCGGCAGCGCACCGGGCTCGCCCTGCCCGGGACGCCCGTCTACTTCGCGATGGCGCCGCTGTTCCACATCACCGGCATGGTCGCCCAGCTCGCCGGATGCCTCAACAGCGCGGGCACGCTTGTGCTCGCGTACCGCTTCGAGGCCGGGGTCGTGCTCGACGCGTTCGCCGAGCACCGGCCGGTCTACACGGTCGGCCCCTCGACCGCCTTCATGGCGCTGGCCGCGCACCCGGACGTCACCCGCGACCACTTCTCCTCGTTCCGGATGATCTCCTCGGGCGGCGCGCCGCTGCCGCCCGCCCTGGTGGAGAAGTTCCGCGCCGGCTTCGGCCCTTACATCCACAACGGCTACGGGCTCACCGAGTGCACCGCGCCCTGCGCCTCCGTACCGCCCGGCCTGGAAGCCCCCGTGGACCCGGTCTCGGGGACGCTGGCCGTCGGCGCACCCGGTCCCGACACCGTCGTACGCATCGTCGACGACCAGGGCGAGGAGGTGC from Streptomyces avermitilis MA-4680 = NBRC 14893 includes the following:
- a CDS encoding SDR family oxidoreductase, with product MVEAVQDAGVVVTGAGGGIGAALARRFAAEGARVVVNDLDAVRAKAVADEIGGIAVPGDASAIVAEARDALGGTVDVYCANAGLASGGTEAADEKVWALAWDVNVMAHVRAAQELLPGWLERGSGRFVSTVSAAGLLTMIGAAPYSVTKHGAYAFAEWLSLTYRHRGVQVHAICPQGVRTDMLTASGSAGDLVLAPTAIEPDDVADALFKGIEEDRFLILPHPEVAEYYQARATTPDRWLANMNHIQQKWEAAR
- a CDS encoding exo-beta-N-acetylmuramidase NamZ family protein — its product is MKLSRRGLLAATTAAVSLTAPPAAADGGRLRTGFERLAADGYGLLDGQRVGIVTNPTGVTSGGPSRSSEAESGGVRHIVDVMHADDRVHLTAVFGPEHGFRGTAQAGGSEGRYDDPATGLPVYDTYLKSGRPLADVFTASGVDTVVFDIQDVGARFYTYIWTLYDCMEAAGLAGKRFVVLDRPNPVTGRTAQGPVLHKEFATFVGRQPIAQAHGMTAAELARLFNGEFLTTPVPLDTVLVSGWKRSEFYDASGLPWVPPSPNMPTPDTALVYAGTCLFEGTNLSEGRGTTRPFELLGADGIDGRWAREAERLGLPGVRFREAYFAPTFSKFQGKTVGGVQIHVHDRAAYDPVRTGVALLVTAKKVWSGFTWRSDNWIDKLTGSARVRTMIDAGATADEVVAAWQDELAAFRRVRKEYLVYR
- a CDS encoding class I adenylate-forming enzyme family protein; protein product: MTGSPYAAKPWTALLNDAQGAPVAPVASLVHAVRRAAADTPERTALAYFDGRITYRALDELSDSVAGHLAARGLERGDRVAILLQNSPHFVLALLGAWKAGAIVVPVNPMYKSGEVTHVLKDGEVAALVCSDRAWDSYLRETAAGTPVRIVLTACELDLQTRNDARVLNFERLPQAADADDLIAVARRGHKAPADRAAVPSDIALISYTSGTSGAPKGATNTHGNIMYNAERQRTGLALPGTPVYFAMAPLFHITGMVAQLAGCLNSAGTLVLAYRFEAGVVLDAFAEHRPVYTVGPSTAFMALAAHPDVTRDHFSSFRMISSGGAPLPPALVEKFRAGFGPYIHNGYGLTECTAPCASVPPGLEAPVDPVSGTLAVGAPGPDTVVRIVDDQGEEVPFGEQGEILVRGPQVVPGYWRLPEATAETFPEGELRTGDIGFMDPQGWLYVVDRKKDMINASGFKVWPREVEDVLYTHPAVREAAVVGVPDGYRGETVKAYISLRPGADEDPAAFAAYCKERLAAYKYPRQVEILPDLPKTASGKILRRELRSRSGETQ